In Natrinema sp. HArc-T2, the genomic window CGTCACGAGCGCGACAGTCTCGGTCTGCCCGTAGCCGTCGCGTGGGGTCACGCCCCAGGCGTCCCGAATGCGCTCGATCGGCTCGCGATTGAGGGGTTCGCCCGCCGAGAGCGTGTCGTTGAGTTGGACGTCGTAGTCTGCGAGGTCGGCGTTTGCGAACATCCGGTACTGCGTCGGGACGGCACAGAGCTTGGTGACGCCTTCCGCTTCCATGATCTCGAGGAACGTGTCGGGTTCGAACTCGCCGTCGTAGATGAGTTGGGTCGCGCCCGTCGTCAGGCCGACGCCGAGCGGGCTCCAGAACCACTTCGCCCAGCCGGTGCCGGTCGTCGCCCACAGCAGTTCGTCCTCGAGGTCGGTGTCCTCGTCGATACCCCACCAGTAGGGGGCGTTGATCCGGTTGAAACAGTACTGCCAGCGGTGTTTGTGCAAGACCGGCTTGGGCTGGCCGGTCGTCCCGCTGGTGTAGTTGATCGTCATCGGGTCCTCGGCGGCCAGTTCGGGGCCGTCGTAGTCGGTTGACTCGTCGGCCATGACGGTCGCGACCGTCGTCCAGCCGTCGCCCTGTAGATCGTCCTCGGTGCCGTCGAGGACGATAACCCGCTCGAGGGGCGTCTCCTCGAGTACCGGCTCGACCATGTCCGTCAGCGACTCGTGGACGACGATGCTCGTCGCGTTGCAGTCGTTCGCCCGAAACTCGATGTCTTTCGAGCGCAGCATCGACGAGCAAGGGACCAACAGCGACCCGGTTGCCAGCGCGCCCAGTTGGACGGCGAAGGCGTCGGGATGGCGCGGGAACAGGTGCATGATCCGGTCACCTTGTCCGACGCCGAGGGACTCGAGGCCGTTGGCAAACCGGTTCATGTCGTCCCGAATGTCAGCGTAGGTTCGTTCCTCGCGGGCCCCCTCGTCATCGAGGAAGTGGACGGCGACGCGATCGCCGACTGAGTCAGCGTGGTCTGCGACAACCGACGTGATCGCGTACGATTCCGGAATATCCCACTCGAAACTGTCCACTTCTGTGGTGTGATTGACACCCATATCTTGGTAATCAGAAGTCCAGTTCTTATAACTTTTGTTACTATTGGTAAGGGGTGTCGTGTAACGAGCTGGCAGATATTTCGCATCTGGTGTCGACCGCCGATTCCGCCGGACAGCCGCCCCGACGGGGGTAACACTTTAGAAGAGTTGCATCTATACGCTAGACAATGTTCGACGAGAACGAGCTGGACGAGATCTCCCAGCAACGGGAGTCGTGGGAAGACGAGACGCTCGAGCCGTTTTTAGAGCACGGGGAACGCAAAGAGCGGTTCGCGACAGTCTCGAACCACGAGGTCGATCGTCTCTACACGCCTGAAGACATCGCCGACCTTGACTTCGACGAGGACCTCGGCTTCCCCGGCGAACCGCCGTACACCCGGGGGCCGTACCCGACGATGTACCGCGGGCGCACGTGGACGATGCGCCAGTTCGCCGGCTTCGGGACCGCAGAGGAGACCAACGAGCGCTTTCACTACCTGATCGACGAGGGCCAGACCGGGCTCTCGACGGCCTTCGACATGCCATCGCTGATGGGCCTCGACTCGGACCACCCGATGAGCGAGGGCGAGGTCGGCAAGGAAGGCGTCGCCGTCGACACGCTCCGGGACATGGAAGTCCTGTTCGACGGGATCGACATCGGCGAGGTCTCGACCTCGTTTACGATCAACCCATCAGCGGCGGTCATCTACGCGATGTACATCGCGCTGGCCGACCAGCAGGGTGTCCCCCGTGACGAGGTCCGGGGCACCCTCCAGAACGACATGCTCAAGGAGTTTATCGCCCAGAAGGAGTGGGTCATCCCACCCGAGCCCTCCCTCGAGGTCGTCACCGACACGATCGAGTTCGCCGTCGAGGAGACGCCGAAGTTCCACCCGGTCTCGATTTCGGGCTATCACATCCGCGAGGCCGGGTCGACTGCGGCCCAGGAAGCCGCCTTTACGCTCGCCGACGGCTTCGCCTACGTCGAGGACTGTCTCGAGCGCGGGCTCGACGTCGACGAGTTCGCCCCGTTGCTCTCTTTCTTCTTCAACTCGCACAACTCGATCTTCGAAGAAATCGCGAAGTTCCGGGCGTCACGTCGCGTCTACGCCCGTGTGATGGAAGATTGGTACGGCGCGGACGCGCCCGAATCCAAGCGCATGAAGTTCCACACCCAGACGGCGGGCCAGTCGCTGACGGCCCAGCAGCCCCTGAACAACATCGTCCGGGTGACGATCCAGGCGCTGGCCGGCGTCTTCGGCGGCACCCAGTCGCTGCACACTAACAGCTTCGACGAGGCCCTGGCGCTGCCGAGCGAAAAGGCCGTCCGCGTCGCCTTACGCACCCAGCAGATCATCGCCGAGGAATCCGGCGCGGCAGACATTGTCGACCCCATGGGCGGTTCCTTCGCCATCGAGAAACTCACCAACGAGATGGAAGCCGAGATCATGGCCTATCTCGAGGAGATCAAGGAGATGGGCGACGGCTCGGTTCGCGACGGCGTGCTCAACGGCATCAATCAGGGCTACTACCACCGCGAGATTCAAGAAGCCAGTTACGAGTACCAGCAACGCGTCGAACGCGGCGAGGAAGTCGTCGTTGGCGTCAACGAATACACCATCGAGGAAGACACCTCACCGGAGCTGTTACACGTCGACGAGACGACCCGAGACCGCCAACTCGAGCGCTTAGAACAGGTCAAAGCCGACCGTGACGACGAGGCAGTCGACGCGACGCTCGAGGCGCTGTCAGACGCGATTACGAGCGACGAGAACGTTATGCCCTACATCGTCGACGCCGTCAAGGCCTACGCGACGATGGGCGAGATCATGCAGGTCTTCCAGGACCACCACGGGGCCTACCGCGAAGAGATCAGCCCCGTCTGAGGCGGCTTCCCGTCACTGATTTTCAGACTTGCGCTCGAGGACGTACGTACACTCTTCGTAGCGCTCGTCGCCGATCGTGACTTGTTCGGTTGCCGTCTGCTCGAAGCCAAACGCTTGGTAGAACTCGTTGCCGATGTCGTTTGCTGCGAGCACCATCGCGCTGACCTGTTCGACGCCCTGCTCAAACAGCCGGTCTCGGGTCTCGGTCAGGAGGTCGCTCCCGATCCCCTCACCGCGGTGGTCAGGGTCGACGTACACACGAAGGATCGTCCCCGTGTGTTCGTCCGGCTCGAACGTGGCGTGTGCGAACCCAACGATCGAGTCGTCCCGCTCGGCGACCAGCATGAGCGCCTGCGACCAGATGATCGAGTCGCGAATCAACGCCTCGGTGTACCAGTCGTCAACTCCCTCCTGAATCGACTCGCGGCTCAGAATATCCGGGTAATCTGCTTCCCATGAAGAATGGGCTACGCGTTGAATCGCGTCGATGTCGTCGGTCGTCGCGTCACGGATTGTCATATGTCACCATCCATCTATTCGAGATTAATTCTTTCCCCGGTGGGAAGCGCCGTTTCGACGGCCAAACTGTCTGAATCCGATAGAATCATACATCTCCTCTTCGAACCGCGATCCATGAGTACCGGGAACGATGAGCGGACGATTCGATGTATGGTAGCGAAAGTCGGTCTCGACGGCCACGACCGTGGCGCACACGTCATCTCTCGAGCGTTCCGTGACGCCGGCTTCGAGGTCATCTACTCCGGGCTGCACAAGGCACCCGACGACATCGTGCAGGCCGCAGTTCAGGAGGACATCGACGTCCTCGGTATCTCGATTCTGTCCGGGGCTCACGACACGCTCGTCCCGAAAATCATGGACGGCCTCGAGGAATACGGCGCGAAAGACGATACGCTCGTGCTCGTCGGCGGCGTCATTCCGGAGGAAGACCGCGACGAACTCAAAGAGGCGGGAGCTGCTGCGATCTTCGGCCCCGGAACGTCGATCGAAGAGACGATCGACTTCGTCCGCGAGAACGCCCCCGACCGGTAACAGCGGGTGGCGGTCGATCGCGAATACAGAGGCGACTACAGATATGTCTGAAATAATCAAGCAGTTGTTAGATACAGCTAACTATCGATTTCGAAGTGTATTTGGTTTCGGGCGAATCCGAGTGTCAGACCGATCAGTGACGTCGTCGGGAGACACATATTCTCGACTTTCCAGCCCGAATTAGCCGCTTCTCGACATCTGATACAACCAGCGCCAGGCTACGGTCGGTTCCGTGAACGCTGTTACTGGCAGTATAATTACTATATCATGAAGCAAACTGTAATGAGCTAATTATATCCAACGCAGCGCGGTTCAGTAAGCAATCTATCAGAACAGTCTGTCGTAGCTCACTCGAGCAGTCCCGCTCGAGCGGACAACGAGTATCCGTGATGGCACAAGTGCGGTGGGGGCCGTCAATCCCGCCACCGCTGTTCGCAGGCAGTCTCGCGTGGGGTTCGACCCACGATTGTATTAGGACGCTGCCAGTAATCAATCTAGTGGCTCGACTGTCGAAACCGACTCACTGCGAGCGACGCCATCCGAGATGAGAGTCGGTGACTGACGTTCGTCTAGTCGAGTTTCGCTGCGAACCAGTCGGCAGCCACCTCGGCGACTTCCTCGAGTTGGCCCGGTCCCTCGAAGAGGTGGCCTGCGCCCTCGACGACGTGCAGTTCGGTTTCGCAGGTGAGCGCATCGGCAGCGTCGCGATTTAACTCGAGTACCTGCATGTCGTTGCCGCCGACGATGAGCAACACGGGGGCGGTTACGTCCTCGAGGACCGGTGACGCAAGGTCGACGCGACCACCGCGGGAGACGACGGCATCGATGTCGGTTTCGTCGCGGGCCGCCCCTCGCAGGGCCGATGCGGCACCGGTACTCGAGCCGAAATAGCCGTACCGGAGCGATGCAGTTTCAGGGCGGTCTCGCAGCCACTCGGTCACCGCGACGAGTCGGTCGGTCAACAGCGGAATGTCGAAGCGGTTTTCGCGGGTCTGGTCTTCGGCTTCGGTCAGCAGATCGAACAGCAGCGTTCCCAGCCCCCGTTCTCGGATCACGTCGGCGACGTAGTTGTTGCGCGGGCTCTTCCGGCTGCTCCCGCTGCCGTGGGCGAAGACCACGAGCCCACTTGCCCCCTCGGGGACGACGAGTTCTCCCTCGAGTTCGACGTCGTCGACCGGAATGGACACGAGGTTCGATCCCGACATACTGGGTGATTCGACGCCTGACGCCTTAGTAGCGACACCCACTGATCACTCGCGGGGACTGTGTCACGACACCGTCGGTCATCGGCGACGACTCGCCACGGTTCGACACTCGTCCCCTATCGTTTTGCTAAATGGGGACGTATATCATGGACGAATGCGACTCGAGACAACCCGGATCGACATCGGAACGAGCCGCCCGCTCGTTCTGTTGAACACTGCCGACGCGACCGAACTGGGTGCGCACCCGCTCGACCGACTCCGGATCGACGAAAACGGCACGACGACGGGGATCGTCAAAGTGACCGACGAACTGGTCGAGCGGGGCGTCCTCGGCGTGACCGAGCCGTTACATCACGTTCGCGGCCCCGTCGACGTGGCACTCGCCGGGACGCCGCAATCGGTTCAGTACGTCCGCAAGAAGTTGAACGACATCGAACTCGAGAGCCACGAACTCGAGGCAATCGTCCAGGACATCCACGAGAACCGGCTGTCGGATATCGAGTTGAGCGCGTACGTCTCGGGGGTCTACGCGAATGGACTCTCCCTCCAGGAGACCAAACACCTCACGCGGGCGATGACTGACATCGGCCAGCAACTCTCGTGGGAGACGCCGGTCGTCGCCGACAAACACTCGATCGGCGGCGTGGCAGGGAATTGCGTCACGCCGATCATCGTCTCGATCGTCGCGGCGGCTGGCTTGACGATGCCCAAGACCTCGTCGCGTGCCGTGACCTCGCCGGCCGGGACCGCAGACGTCGTGGAGGTCTTCTGTGACGTCGAGTTTTCGATGGACGAGATCGAGTCGATCGTCGCGGAGACGAACGGCTGTCTCGTCTGGGGCGGCGGCGTCGACCTCTCGCCGGTCGACGACGCGATCATCCGCGCCGAGAACCCACTGTCGATCGACCCGCCGGGCCAGCTCATGGCCTCGGTGCTCTCGAAAAAGCGCAGCGCCGGCTCAACACACGTCGTGATCGACATCCCCTACGGCGAGGGCGCAAAAGTCGAGAGCCTCGCCGACGCCCGCGAACTCGCCGACGACATCAAGCGCGTCGGTGCCCACCTCGACGTGGCGGTCACCTGCGCGATCACCCACGGAACGGAGCCGATCGGTCGCGGTGTCGGCCCTCTTCTCGAGGCCCGGGACGTCCTCGCCGTCTTGGGCGGGGACGGCCCGGAGTCGCTCCGTCTCAAGTCGGTTCGGCTGGCCGAGATGCTCCTTGCACACTGTGGCGTCGACGCATCAGCGACCGAGATCCTCGAGTCGGGCCAGGCGCTCGATCGGTTCCGACGCATCGTCGCGGCACAGGGTGGCGATCCGGATGTCGAGCCCGACGACCTCAAGCCGGGCTCCGAATCGACGACCGTCCAGGCCGACCGGTCGGGCGTCGTAACGAGCGTCGACAACAGGCAGCTCTGTGACCTCGCGCGGCGGGCGGGCGCACCGAAGGACGCTCGTGCTGGCCTCGTCATCCACACGTCGACGACCGAGCCGGTCGAACCCGGTGATGACCTCTATACCATCTACGCGGAGACGGCGAGCAAACGCGCCGCGGCGGAGACGCTGGCTGCGGACCGCGAGCCGATCCGGGTACGGAGCAAGACCGACGCGCTCGTCGAACAGCGGTGAGATCGAGTCGATTAGCGCGTCTCCGAGCCGCGAACCACGCTGACGCTCACCGGCGAGCGGCGAACGACCAGTTCGGCGACGCTCCCGAGTAAGGTGCGACTCGTCTCGGAGCGACCGTGGCTCCCGATGACGATCTCGTCGATGTCGTGTGCGTCGGCGTAGTCGACGATTTCGCGTGCCGGGTCGCCGACTGCCGATTCGGTCGTGAGCTCGCCATCAGCGCCGGCGTCGGCGGCCACCTCGCGTGCCTCGTCGAACAGCTGTGTTTCGACCTCGTGGGCACGGTCGTACCAGGCGTCGGATCCGTGAAGCGGTTCGGTTCGGACATCAACATCGACGGCGGAGCTGTAGCCAGGGTCGTTCGGGTCGATCACGTGGAGCACGACGACGTTTCCATCGTCGTATTCGTCGAACGCGTACTCGAGTGCGCGTTTGGACAGCGGCGACCCGTCGAACGGGACGAGGAGATTCTGTGGCATCGTCACTTCGTGCCACCCCCAGTCTCAAAAGAGTATTCCGGGTCGCTGGACGTGGTTCTGTCAGCCGGAGAGATCGCGTCGCTCGAAGAATTCGCTACTCGCAACGACGAGGACGACGACGGCGATCACGAGGAGTGACAGATCCGGCCACGCAATCTCGCCGTCGACGAGTATCGCGCCCGGATCGAAGTAGCGTGAGAACGCGATATCGCCGAGCCACTCGTACTCGGTGTCGAACGTAAACGTATCGAGCAAGAACAGCCCGAAAACGGCTCCCGCTCCCACGGTCTGTGCCCGACGGATGGAGTCGAACGCGACCGAGGCGACCAGTCCGACGCCGGCACAGGCGAGTAAGTACGCGATCGAGTACGCGTGGACAGCAAACAGCCGGGTCACGGACACCGATTCGCCGACGAGTTCCACGCCGAGATAGATCGCCAGAAAGGTGATCGCGTTGACCAGGACCAGTCCCGGCACGAGTGACAGAAACTTCGCGACGACGAACCGCGTACGCGAGATCGGCAACGACAGCATCACTTCTGCCGTGCCGCGTTCGATCTCACCGGCGACCGTCGATGCGGCGGCGTACGCATAATAGATCGCGAGCAACAACACCCAGCCGAACTGATAGAGCTGTGAGACGAGATACCCCTCGATCGTCGTCAGCGTCGTCACGCTCCCGACGAACGCCCGCGTTGCCTCGGGTGGCAACGACTCGAGATAGGCGTCGAAATCGACACCCGTCTCCTCGATCGACGGAAAGAGCGCGACCGTAAGGACGATCAACGCGATCAGCGCACCGGCGAGCAACAGCGATCCGCGGAGCCGACGACCCGCCTCGAAGGATGTCATCTCGAGCATGCGGCGTCGAATCGTCGCGTTCCGATGCGTGACAGCATCTTATAGGTGCAGGACTGTCAGGCGAGACGACGCGACGTAACGCAGTGTTGGTCGCCGAGCGCTCGAGTAAGTAAGTCGTTCGCGGCTGGAACGGGCCTCGTGGTTTATCCTGTAATCGATCGTTTCGGGTCGGATATGACGGGCGCGGAGCGTGATACGGTCTGCTACCACTGTGTACCGGTGCACCCGCATGACGGGCCGCGGGTGCGCCAGACATGACTGGGAGGAGTCCGTATGAGCCGACACGGCGACACCGCCGCATTGTCGCCCTCTTGCTCGTCGCAGTGGTGGTCGCCAGCGGCGTCGGCAGTGTCGCTGCGCTCCCCGATGGCAGCAGTGTCACGCCGCAAGTTAGCGCGCCAGACAACGCCACGGAGCGCAACGAGGCGGCCACGACGGTCGACGGAGACAGCACTGCCGATGGGACGACCATCCGTCCTCAACCCGGACCGCCTGTGCCCGAAGGTAACGAGACGATCGACACTTCGGAGACGGGAGCATCGACGGCGGAGACGGCAGGCCTCCCCGTGCTACGACCGGCTGACGACAACGTCACGGTTGCCGTCGCGGAGAACGAGTCCGTCCGTGCGGGTGAGACGACGACGATGACCTTCGAGGTGACAAACGACGGCGACGAGGACGTGACAGACGTCGTCGTCACGTTACAGTCGACAGGGACGGTCACGTTCGGCCCGCCGACTGCACCACAGCCGAGCCAGTCGATCTCGATCGAGGAACTCGACGACGACGAGACCGAGACCGTTACCATCGACGTCAGTGCAGCCAGCGTCGAGTCGGGGACGTATCCGGTGTTTGCAACCGTCCAGTACACCATCGACGAGGACGACAACGACGATGATGACGATGACACCGACGAAACAGTCGTGACTGGCGGTCCCTCGCCAGTTCCGATCCCGGTCGACGATGCCCACTCGTTCGACATCACACCGGTCCGTGACCGGATTCCAGTCGACGGGTCTGGAGTCTATACGGTTCGGGTGACGAACGACGGCTCCGAGACAGTGACCGATGTCGTCGCCGCGCTGAACGTGACGCCGCCACTCTCGAGCGAGTCGCCGACTGCGTACATCGGAACGCTCGAGGCCGGCGAGTCGGAAACGGTTCGGTTCGCCCTCGAGTCGTCGTCGGACGCGATCGAGACGACGACCGGCGTCGCGGTCACGCTCAGCTACGATACCGAGACCGAGGATCGCACGAGGACGGACCCGGTGACGACGCCGGTCACGATCGCTGACACCGACGAGCCGACCGACGTCGACTCGGTCGCTCCGTTTGCCGCCGTCGCGGTCGTGTTCGTGCTCGCGGCTATCTGGTGGCTTCGCAGGCGGTGAGCGATCAAGAAGGGGCTGGGCACTCTCAGGCGTCGGACTCCGATCGCGCTGTGCGCTCTCGATCGTCTTCGTCGGACTCGCCGTAGAAATGCATGAACACGTCCTCGATGGACGCCTCACGGACAGTCAGATCGAGAACGGTGTACTCGTGCAAGCGATCGATCAGCGCGTCGAACTCCCGTGCGAGCACGAGCCGGTACGTCTCGTCCTGCCGTTCGACGTGTGCCGTGCCCGGGAACTCGAGCGCCGACACCGGCGGGTTCTCGTCGAGTCGGACGGTAACGACCGTCCCACCCGCTTCGAGGATGTTGTCGACGGTGTCGAGTTCAATCAGCCGACCCTTCCTGATGATCCCGACGCGATCGCAAACGCGGCGGACCTCGCTCAGAATGTGCGAGGAAAAGAAGCTCGTTCCACCTTGTTCCTGGCGTTCATCGAGCAGGTCGTAAAACTCGTTCTGGACGAGCGGATCGAGCCCCGACGTGGGCTCGTCCATGATGACCAGCTCTGGATCGTGCATGAACGTCGCGATGATGGCGAGTTTCTGTCTATTGCCGCTCGAGTAGGCCTTGACGTTGCGCTCGAGGGGAACCGGAAACCGCTCGAGCAGTTCGGCCCGTCGCTCGTCACCTCTGAGTTGACCGAAGTAGTCGAGGACCGCCTCGCCGGTCACCCGGTCGTAGAACGTCACGTCGCTCGGTAGATAGCCAAGGTGTCGTTTCGCCTCGCGCAACCCAGTCCGGTCCGTGACGTCGTGTCCCAGCAGTCGGGCTTCGCCCTCAGTGGGTTTCAACAGCCCGAGCAGGACACGAATCGCCGTCGACTTTCCCGCGCCGTTCGGGCCGAGAAAACCGAAGATCTCACCGCGTTCGACAGCGATCGAGAGGTCCTCGAGCCCGCGGACATCTCCGTAGTACTTCGTCAGCCCGTCGGTTTCGATCGGCGGTGGCTCGGCGCTAGTCACGGGTGTCGAAACGACGGCTCGAGGCTTATAGTGACGACCCGCCGCATACTGGCAGCATCGCCTCGATTCGTTCGCCACGCGGTGGCTGCGTAACCCGCGTACAACCGGGTACTGACCGCGTGACTCGACAGTGACGGCCTATCGCAGAACGATAAGCAATAACGGGACGATCAACAGTGAGATGAGAAAGCCGATAAAATAGCCTCTGTTATCGACAATTTCCTCATACACCATGGTAATACCGCTGACATACCTGTTGTAGAATAGTAACGGCAGCAACGAGATGAGAAACCCGAGACCGAGTAACAACGCGACAGTTAGCACGCCAACAGGAACGTCCAGCGCCACTGCGATAATGAGTGTGTCGACCAGCGTTCCGATATTTGCGCCCAGAATATACGGGATAATCTCACGTCGTTTGATATGGCCGCGGTTGTAGAGTGGTACGATCACGCCGAGAGAGAACGCGACACTCATCGTGAGCCCGGTGAAAACGAGTCCGATGGTAAACGAGGTCCACTTGTCGTTCAAGCGTTTCACATACCGCTCTCGTAACCGCTGTTTGTCGACGCTGTCGAGTATGCGGTCGAAAAGCCGCATACTCAAGAAAATCAACCCAAACGCCAGGAGAAACGCAACGACTGCGCCGACAGCATTGATAATCCACTCAGTGAATACCGGAACGAGATCTGGAACGTTCACATCCGTTTCGGGAACCAGTCGATCGGCGATTCCCGTCTCGCCGGCAATCACGGGATGGGAGACGTTCCACGATTCGACGACGGGGAGTAAGACGTATCCGACCACGAGCACCGGCAGATAGATCGAGTGAGTGAGCAAAAACGTTAGCAGTCCGAGTCGCACCGACTCGCTTACCGACTCGAGTTCTTCGTTCAGATAATCGAACGCCCCGATAAAGAGCACGATCGCAGCCCCACCGAGTCGCGAGCCGACGACCATGAGAAACAACTGCGACGGGATGACGAGTTCAGACCGGAACAGTGTAAGTGACAGGGCAGCGACGATCGAGCCGTTCGCTAACACGTACGACGCGATCCAACTGACGCCGAGCGCCGAGCGATCATTGACGATGATTTGCTCGAGGCTTCGTCTGAGAAGCGGTGAGAGCGTCTCGACCGCTGATCCAAGCAGCTGAATCGCAAAGAGGAACAGAACGACCGTACCCAGTATCTGAAACGAGAGCGGTACTGATGACTGATTGGACAATCCCGCCACCTGTCCGCAGGGATGCGCCAAGCCGACTAAAGAATTGTCAATGGTATAAACAAAAATCACTGAAACGCGACTGTTTCGCGGCGAATTATAACTCGATGTTCTATTTCTGTGCCGCCGATCAGGACTGCGAGTCCGATTCGATTCTGGGTCGGAACTCCTCGCGTCATCGTGTGTGGCAGTCGATACGATTTCGGCTGGGGAGTCGGCGTCACCGTCACGGATCGCTCCCAACAGTGGACGATCACGACGGCTGTGACGAACAGTCGCCAGCAG contains:
- a CDS encoding sodium:phosphate symporter, encoding MAGLSNQSSVPLSFQILGTVVLFLFAIQLLGSAVETLSPLLRRSLEQIIVNDRSALGVSWIASYVLANGSIVAALSLTLFRSELVIPSQLFLMVVGSRLGGAAIVLFIGAFDYLNEELESVSESVRLGLLTFLLTHSIYLPVLVVGYVLLPVVESWNVSHPVIAGETGIADRLVPETDVNVPDLVPVFTEWIINAVGAVVAFLLAFGLIFLSMRLFDRILDSVDKQRLRERYVKRLNDKWTSFTIGLVFTGLTMSVAFSLGVIVPLYNRGHIKRREIIPYILGANIGTLVDTLIIAVALDVPVGVLTVALLLGLGFLISLLPLLFYNRYVSGITMVYEEIVDNRGYFIGFLISLLIVPLLLIVLR